In Falco naumanni isolate bFalNau1 chromosome 5, bFalNau1.pat, whole genome shotgun sequence, the following are encoded in one genomic region:
- the HDHD5 gene encoding haloacid dehalogenase-like hydrolase domain-containing 5, with protein sequence MALRGCLRAGRGLLRAAGPRGPPARGGCAGARPPTFGFLFDVDGVLVRGSQAVPAARQAFQRLADSSGRLRVPVVFLTNAGNCLRSAKAHELTQALGLQVSPEQVILSHSPLRLFSQFHQKCMLVAGQGPVEENAQNLGFKHVVTIEALRKAYPLLDMVDQSRRPKELPPPTTGFPTIEGVILFGEPVRWETSLQLITDVLLSNGNPGAELRDIPYPHLPVLACNMDLLWMAEAKMPRFGHGTFLLCLENIYKKVTGRELKYEALIGKPSTVTYRYAEYLIQQQAEKQGWKSPIRRLYAVGDNPMSDIYGANLYNNYLKSAHQNQVQAGVKRSPQAASPQTEDLELRKECNNLVESCESILVCTGVYRHNADVPSKTEECMTETVFHGHRDFCFDPSLVEASYIVQDVNDAVQLAFKKENWS encoded by the exons ATGGCGCTGCGCGGCTGCCTGCGGgccggccgggggctgctgcgcgccgcggggccgcgggggccgcccgcccgcgggggcTGCGCCGGGGCCCGG CCGCCGACCTTTGGGTTCCTCTTCGACGTGGACGGGGTGCTGGTGCGGGGCAGCCAGGCGGTGCCCGCCGCCCGCCAGGCCTTCCAGAGGCTGGCGGACAGCAGCGGGCGGCTGCGGGTGCCCGTCGTCTTCCTGACCAACGCCGGCAACTGCCTGAGGTCGGCCAAGGCCCACGAGCTGACCCaggccctggggctgcag GTGTCTCCAGAACAGGTGATCCtgtcccacagccccctgcgCCTCTTCAGCCAGTTCCACCAGAAGTGCATGCTGGTAGCCGGGCAGGGGCCCGTGGAGGAGAATGCCCAGAA CCTGGGGTTCAAGCATGTGGTCACCATAGAGGCACTGAGGAAGGCATATCCCCTCTTAGACATGGTAGATCAGAGCCGGCGGCCAAAAGAACTG ccTCCTCCAACCACTGGCTTTCCCACTATAGAAG GGGTGATTCTGTTTGGTGAGCCAGTGAGGTGGGAAACAAGCCTGCAACTTATTACTGATGTACTCTTGAGCAATGGGAACCCCGGGGCAGAGCTGCGAGATATACCATACCCCCATCTGCCTGTCCTTGCCTGCAACATGGATCTCCTGTGGATGGCTGAAGCCAAGATGCCCAG GTTTGGCCATGGcactttccttctctgcttgGAGAACATCTACAAGAAAGTAACAGGCCGGGAACTGAAGTATGAAGCCTTGATTGGCAAACCCAGCACAGTCACCTACCGCTATGCCGAATACTTGATACAACAGCAGGCAGAGAAACAGGGCTGGAAGTCTCCCATCCGACGCCTCTATGCAGTTGG GGATAACCCTATGTCTGATATCTATGGGGCAAACCTGTACAACAACTACCTCAAGTCAGCTCACCAGAACCAGGTCCAGGCTGGGGTGAAGAGGAGCCCGCAGGCAGCCAGTCCCCAAACTGAGGATCTCGAGCTGAGGAAGGAATGCAACAATTTGGTGGAGAGTTGTGAGTCAATTCTGGTGTGCACTGGGGTCTACCGCCACAATGCAGATGTTCCCAGTAAAACGGAGGAGTGCATGACGGAAACAGTGTTCCATGGCCATCGGGACTTCTGCTTTGACCCCAGCCTGGTGGAGGCATCTTACATAGTGCAGGATGTGAATGATGCTGTGCAACTTGCTTTCAAGAAGGAGAACTGGAGCTAG
- the TMEM121B gene encoding LOW QUALITY PROTEIN: transmembrane protein 121B (The sequence of the model RefSeq protein was modified relative to this genomic sequence to represent the inferred CDS: inserted 1 base in 1 codon) — MHRAASNQRSVSSSSGSFQPPPPPPPLPHAADRQPLFPGGSSSGGSRPGSGSSSGSARARRPCSPRSSTEEEEEEEEEEEEDSISISKPLGAAGGRRWGFQALSLVLLLGQGALLDLYLIAVTDLYWCSWIATDLVLAAGWGIFFCRNSRARRXGAAPPAPRAAAAAPAAAARPPPAAAGPGGRGAGVPPRGGDFAYAHLAWLIYSIAFTPKAALILGTSILELIELRLPLGTTGFRITLALSAPLLYCLLRAIGTEGAGQLLLPPQPPPQHRAAAAFLATCLDLLDSFSLLELVLQPGRPAPLPAPLRYLLIAVYFLCLASPVLWLYELSAARPPGAARLALHLLLPAGLLDAPLLALRCLLLLRYQQPLSLFMLKNLFFLACRGLEALETCCLLRPAAAPPPAKYGPAAAAAPAAAPLAHGLSDADVGPHGYVNALAVTAQG; from the exons ATGCATCGCGCTGCCTCCAACCAGCGCTCggtctcctcctcctcgggCTCCTtccagccgccgccgccgccgccgccgctgccgcaCGCCGCCGACCGGCAGCCCCTCTTCCCGGGGGGCTCCAGCAGCGGCGGCAGCCGGCCGGGCTCGGGGTCGAGCTCGGGCTCGGCGCGGGCCCGccgcccctgcagcccccgcagcagcaccgaggaggaggaggaggaagaggaagaggaggaggaggacagcatCAGCATCAGCAAGCCCCTg ggggcggcgggcgggcggcgctggGGCTTCCAGGCGCtgtccctggtgctgctgctggggcagggcgcGCTGCTGGACCTCTACCTGATCGCCGTCACCGACCTGTACTGGTGCAGCTGGATCGCCACCGACCTGGTGCTGGCGGCCGGCTGGGGCATCTTCTTCTGCCGCAACAGCCGGGCGCGCC CGGGagcggccccccccgccccccgggccgccgccgccgcacccgctgctgctgcacggccccccccggcggccgcggggccggggggccgcggggccggggtccccccccgcggcggcgaCTTCGCCTACGCGCACCTCGCCTGGCTCATCTACTCCATCGCCTTCACGCCCAAGGCGGCGCTGATCCTGGGCACCTCCATCCTGGAGCTGATCGAGCTGCGCCTGCCGCTGGGCACCACCGGCTTCCGCATCACCCTGGCGCTCTCCGCCCCGCTGCTGTACTGCCTGCTGCGGGCCATCGGCACCGAGGGCGCCGGGCAGCTGCTCCtgccgccgcagccgccgccgcagcaccgcgccgccgccgccttccTCGCCACCTGCCTCGACCTGCTCGACAGCTTCtccctgctggagctggtgctgcagcccgGGCGgccggcgccgctgcccgctCCGCTGCGCTACCTCCTCATCGCCGTCTACTTCCTCTGCCTGGCCTCGCCCGTGCTGTGGCTCTACGAGCtcagcgccgcccgcccgcccggcgccgcccgcctcgccctgcacctgctgctgcccgcCGGGCTGCTGGACGCCCCGCTCCTGGCGCTccgctgcctcctgctcctgcgCTACCAGCAGCCGCTCTCGCTCTTCATGCTGAAGAACCTCTTCTTCCTGGCCTGCCGCGGCCTGGAGGCGCTGGAGACCTGCTGCCTCCTtcggcccgccgccgccccgccgcccgccaagtacggccccgccgccgccgccgcccccgccgccgccccgctgGCCCACGGGCTCTCCGACGCCGACGTGGGCCCCCACGGGTACGTGAACGCCTTGGCGGTCACCGCCCAGGGCTGA